A portion of the Cyanobium sp. PCC 7001 genome contains these proteins:
- a CDS encoding M48 family metallopeptidase → MRRPSPRLAVLLTLLGAGAGLIALLVQGQPQRLRPSLAPAARLLGTPFQLADRLASRMVPVDALDERELGTVLHARYAARIQAGDPDQAYLDALMEDLKPHRRRPLHYRAYAVGPCGTINAAALPGGIVLVCRELLQGMGSEAEVVGVLAHEIGHLELGHGFDLVRGELLARRSRTVLLGRLADQMVGILVRRRYSQAAESESDAYAFALLLDSLYDPAALARGFRTLIADRGHARPVGLLGELSASHPPSELRRQLYAERARAWWHSHGSQRRYRGTRNLRERRTLRQREHAEEWASGQEGTQATR, encoded by the coding sequence ATGCGGCGGCCGTCCCCCCGTCTGGCCGTGCTGCTGACCCTGCTGGGAGCAGGTGCTGGCCTGATCGCCCTGCTGGTGCAGGGCCAGCCCCAGCGGCTGCGGCCATCCCTCGCTCCGGCGGCCCGGCTGCTGGGCACCCCCTTCCAGCTCGCCGATCGCCTGGCCAGCCGGATGGTGCCGGTGGACGCCCTGGACGAGCGGGAGCTGGGCACGGTGCTCCACGCCCGCTACGCCGCCCGCATCCAGGCGGGGGATCCCGACCAGGCCTACCTCGACGCCCTGATGGAGGACCTGAAACCCCATCGGCGCCGCCCGCTGCACTACCGCGCCTACGCCGTGGGGCCCTGCGGCACGATCAACGCCGCGGCGCTGCCCGGCGGGATTGTGCTTGTGTGCCGCGAGCTGCTGCAGGGCATGGGCAGCGAAGCGGAGGTGGTGGGCGTTCTGGCCCACGAGATCGGCCACCTGGAGCTCGGTCACGGCTTCGATCTGGTACGGGGCGAATTGCTGGCCCGCCGCAGCCGCACGGTGCTGCTGGGCCGCCTCGCCGACCAGATGGTCGGGATTCTGGTGCGCCGGCGCTACAGCCAGGCGGCCGAGAGCGAGAGCGACGCCTATGCCTTCGCGCTCCTGCTCGACAGCCTCTACGACCCCGCGGCCCTGGCCAGGGGGTTCCGCACCCTGATCGCCGACCGAGGACACGCGCGGCCGGTGGGGCTGCTGGGCGAGCTCTCCGCCAGCCATCCACCCTCGGAGCTCAGGCGGCAGCTTTATGCCGAACGTGCCCGGGCCTGGTGGCACAGCCACGGGAGCCAGCGGCGTTACCGCGGCACCCGCAACCTGAGAGAACGCCGCACCCTCAGGCAGCGGGAGCACGCCGAAGAATGGGCAAGCGGCCAGGAGGGGACTCAGGCCACCAGGTAG
- a CDS encoding pseudouridine synthase — protein MASQRLQKLIAAAGVCSRRHAEELLRQGRIQVNGAAARLGDSADPDRDSIAVDGRPLDRPARPVLLLLNKPLGVLCSCSDPQGRPTVLDLLPPELRQGQGLHPIGRLDADSRGALLLTNQGDLTLRLTHPRYGHRKLYRVWVSGTPSATTLERWAAGVPLDGVASQPVDVRVLQRGKRGTRLELAMGEGRNRQIRRTAALLGHPVLDLQRVGIGPLRLGSLAEGCWRALDHQEWQALADPPL, from the coding sequence ATGGCCAGCCAGCGCCTGCAGAAACTGATCGCCGCCGCCGGGGTCTGTTCGCGACGCCATGCCGAGGAGCTGCTGCGGCAGGGGCGTATTCAAGTGAACGGCGCCGCCGCCCGACTGGGGGACAGCGCCGATCCCGACCGTGACAGCATCGCCGTGGACGGCCGGCCCCTTGACCGGCCGGCCCGGCCCGTGCTGCTGCTGCTCAACAAGCCCCTGGGGGTGCTCTGCAGCTGCAGCGACCCCCAGGGAAGGCCCACGGTGCTGGATCTGCTGCCCCCCGAGCTGCGCCAGGGCCAGGGGCTGCATCCCATCGGCCGCCTTGACGCCGACAGCAGGGGCGCCCTGCTGCTCACCAACCAGGGGGATCTCACCCTGCGCCTCACCCATCCGCGCTACGGCCACCGCAAGCTCTACCGCGTGTGGGTCTCCGGGACCCCCAGCGCCACCACCCTGGAGCGATGGGCGGCCGGGGTGCCTCTCGACGGTGTGGCCAGCCAGCCCGTGGATGTGCGGGTGCTGCAGCGGGGCAAGCGCGGCACCCGGCTGGAACTGGCGATGGGGGAGGGAAGGAATCGGCAGATCCGCCGCACGGCAGCCCTTCTGGGCCATCCCGTGCTGGATCTGCAGCGGGTGGGGATCGGTCCTCTGCGCCTGGGGTCGCTGGCTGAGGGGTGCTGGCGGGCGCTCGATCACCAAGAATGGCAGGCCCTGGCCGACCCTCCCCTCTGA
- a CDS encoding lysine decarboxylase, with protein sequence MFPRLSVSHPLALHLPAHGRGRGLTPALARLLRERPGSWDLPELPEIGGPLEAEGLVAEEQRACAALLGAERCWFGVNGASGLLQAALLALAPPGSRVLLPRNLHRSLLHACVLGQLQPVLFTPPFDPATGLWLPPRAEHLSRALLAALADGPLAAVVLVSPTYQGFGADLEALVPLVHGAGLPLLVDQAHGQGEALAAGADLVVLSCQKAGGGLAQSAALLAQGPRLDADALARALLWLQTSSPSALLLHSAAMSLRHPHSGAGRRQRSRALAIAAQLRRRLRALALPLVDGQDPLRLVLHTAALGINGLEADAWLLARGVIAELPEPGTLTFCLGTAPPRRVVWELPRALVGLRQALGGDPLPAFSPPPLPPVAEPEQPIATAWRAPAETLPLAAAAGRIAAEPLCPYPPGIPLLIPGERLDGARVVWLQQQQRLWPGQIADTVRVVRS encoded by the coding sequence GTGTTCCCCCGCCTCTCCGTTTCCCATCCTCTGGCGCTGCACCTGCCGGCCCACGGCCGCGGCCGTGGGCTCACGCCGGCACTGGCCCGTCTGCTGCGGGAACGGCCCGGCAGCTGGGATCTGCCTGAGCTGCCGGAGATCGGAGGCCCGCTGGAGGCCGAGGGGCTGGTGGCCGAGGAGCAGCGGGCCTGCGCCGCCCTGCTCGGGGCGGAGCGCTGCTGGTTCGGGGTGAACGGCGCCAGTGGCCTGCTGCAGGCGGCCCTGCTTGCCCTGGCCCCTCCCGGCAGTCGCGTGCTGCTGCCGCGCAACCTGCACCGTTCCCTGCTGCACGCCTGCGTGCTCGGCCAGCTGCAGCCGGTGCTGTTCACGCCTCCCTTCGATCCAGCCACCGGGCTGTGGCTTCCCCCCCGCGCCGAGCACCTCAGCCGGGCGCTCCTGGCCGCCCTGGCCGATGGGCCGCTTGCGGCGGTGGTGCTGGTGAGTCCCACCTACCAGGGATTCGGCGCCGATCTGGAGGCGCTGGTGCCGTTGGTGCATGGGGCCGGCCTGCCGCTGCTGGTGGACCAGGCCCATGGGCAGGGGGAGGCCCTGGCCGCCGGGGCCGACCTGGTGGTGCTCTCCTGCCAGAAGGCTGGCGGCGGCCTCGCCCAGAGTGCCGCCCTGCTGGCCCAGGGGCCGCGGCTGGATGCCGATGCCCTCGCCCGGGCCCTGCTGTGGCTGCAGACCTCCAGTCCGAGCGCCCTGCTGCTGCATTCGGCGGCGATGAGCCTGCGCCATCCCCACAGCGGCGCGGGGCGGCGGCAGCGGAGCCGCGCCCTGGCGATCGCTGCCCAGCTGCGCCGCCGCCTCCGTGCCCTGGCCCTGCCCCTGGTGGACGGCCAGGATCCGCTGCGGCTGGTGCTCCACACCGCTGCCCTCGGCATCAATGGCCTGGAGGCGGATGCCTGGTTGCTGGCCCGGGGGGTGATCGCGGAGCTGCCGGAACCCGGCACCCTCACCTTCTGCCTGGGCACGGCACCGCCGCGGCGGGTGGTGTGGGAGCTCCCCCGGGCCCTGGTGGGCCTGCGCCAGGCCCTGGGGGGCGACCCGCTGCCGGCCTTCTCGCCGCCACCCCTGCCGCCGGTGGCGGAACCGGAGCAGCCCATCGCCACCGCCTGGCGTGCCCCTGCCGAGACGCTGCCCCTGGCAGCGGCAGCAGGGCGCATTGCCGCTGAACCCCTCTGCCCCTATCCGCCGGGGATTCCCCTGCTGATTCCAGGGGAACGGCTGGATGGGGCCAGGGTGGTCTGGCTGCAGCAGCAGCAGCGGCTCTGGCCGGGCCAGATCGCTGATACGGTGAGGGTTGTGAGGAGCTGA
- a CDS encoding AarF/ABC1/UbiB kinase family protein: MFVSRLSTVLWQLLSLALVLVVQANSSDRQVQQRLGKRILTTLTNLGPCFIKVGQALSTRPDLVRRDWLEQLIQLQDNLPAFPLAVALRTIEEELGAPASTLYATFPDYPVAAASLGQVYKARLDNGHWVAVKVQRPNLPLILRRDLVIIRLLAVLCAPLLPLNLGFGLDEIIDEFGQTLFDEIDYRKEADNADRFAALFSDNPEVTVPAVERSLSTRRVLTTSWIHGTKLQERHVLEARHLDPTALIRTGVVAGLRQLLEFGYFHADPHPGNLFALPGRTGPLGHVAYVDFGMMDSISDADRLTLTGAVVHLINKDFRALAQDFVALGFLNPDADLEPIIPALEEVLGGALGENVGNFNFKAVTDRFSELVFDYPFRVPVRFALIIRAVVSQEGLALRLDPDFKIIRVAYPYVARRLLAGDTAEMRDKLLDVLFDRDGRLQIERLESLLAVLENDGPGPDLLPVMGSGLKLLLGPEGDSLRQRLLLTLVRDDRLQTEDLRALAGLLRRTFSARKLASGLLARLNPLAAA; the protein is encoded by the coding sequence ATGTTCGTCAGCAGGCTCAGCACGGTGCTCTGGCAGCTGCTCAGCCTCGCCCTGGTGCTGGTGGTGCAGGCCAACAGCAGCGACCGTCAGGTGCAGCAGCGGCTCGGCAAGCGCATCCTCACGACCCTCACCAACCTGGGCCCCTGTTTCATCAAGGTGGGACAGGCCCTCTCCACCCGTCCCGACCTGGTGCGGCGCGACTGGCTCGAGCAGCTGATCCAGCTCCAGGACAACCTGCCCGCCTTCCCCCTGGCGGTGGCCCTGCGCACGATCGAGGAGGAGCTGGGCGCTCCAGCCAGCACCCTGTATGCCACCTTCCCGGACTATCCGGTGGCGGCCGCCAGTCTGGGCCAGGTGTACAAGGCCCGGCTCGACAACGGCCACTGGGTGGCGGTGAAGGTGCAGCGCCCCAATCTGCCGCTGATCCTGCGGCGCGATCTGGTGATCATCCGTCTGCTGGCGGTGCTCTGCGCGCCGCTGCTGCCTCTGAACCTGGGCTTCGGGCTGGACGAGATCATCGACGAGTTCGGCCAGACCCTGTTCGACGAGATCGACTACCGCAAGGAGGCTGACAACGCCGACCGCTTCGCGGCCCTGTTCAGCGACAACCCCGAGGTGACGGTGCCGGCGGTGGAGCGCAGCCTCAGCACCCGGCGGGTGCTCACCACCAGCTGGATCCACGGCACCAAGCTGCAGGAACGGCACGTGCTCGAGGCGCGCCATCTCGATCCCACCGCCCTGATCCGCACCGGCGTGGTGGCGGGCCTGCGTCAGCTGCTGGAGTTCGGCTACTTCCACGCCGATCCCCACCCGGGCAACCTCTTCGCCCTGCCGGGCCGCACCGGGCCGCTGGGCCATGTGGCCTACGTGGACTTCGGCATGATGGATTCCATCAGCGATGCCGACCGGCTCACCCTCACCGGCGCGGTGGTGCACCTGATCAACAAGGACTTCCGGGCCCTGGCGCAGGACTTCGTGGCCCTGGGCTTCCTCAACCCCGACGCCGACCTCGAACCGATCATCCCCGCCCTGGAGGAAGTGCTGGGTGGAGCCCTGGGGGAGAACGTGGGCAACTTCAACTTCAAGGCGGTCACCGACCGCTTCTCGGAGCTGGTGTTCGACTACCCCTTCCGGGTGCCGGTGCGTTTCGCCCTGATCATCCGGGCGGTGGTGAGCCAGGAGGGTCTGGCCCTGCGGCTCGACCCCGACTTCAAGATCATCCGGGTGGCCTACCCCTACGTGGCCCGCCGCCTGCTGGCCGGCGACACCGCCGAGATGCGCGACAAGCTCCTGGACGTGCTGTTCGACCGTGACGGCAGGCTGCAGATCGAGCGGCTGGAAAGCCTGCTGGCGGTGCTGGAGAACGACGGGCCGGGCCCTGATCTGCTGCCGGTGATGGGCTCTGGCCTGAAGCTCCTGCTCGGCCCGGAAGGGGACAGCCTGCGGCAGCGGCTGCTGCTCACCCTGGTGCGGGACGATCGGCTCCAGACCGAGGATCTGCGGGCCCTCGCCGGTCTGCTGCGGCGCACCTTCAGTGCCCGCAAACTGGCGAGCGGCCTGCTGGCCAGACTGAACCCTCTGGCCGCGGCCTAG
- a CDS encoding helix-turn-helix domain-containing protein — MDPLVAAGRQLRQRREERQLSLRQLALETRISTPVLEALERGWRDRLPEATYLRTMLPLIERHLDLAPGSLEVVLPETTPPSPGRQRQGLLRRFTPGSIDVFTTWQGTVLYGLLTLGLIYGLNLQQQHLAQEGVLTLSPVAPLPPGEQTRRPEAGQVLLAIEPDLRPLQVAARGQGLKLLDGQDGDQGGGSSQTPVTRQEGTLVLQLGGVSEVNLERGNGESTRFQTSGGRLEFGLTTPWSLRVNPAPTGDGAVRWRGQSLAPEAGEPGSFRPPAAQPR, encoded by the coding sequence GTGGATCCCCTGGTGGCGGCAGGCCGCCAGCTGCGGCAGCGCCGCGAGGAGCGCCAGCTGAGCCTGCGGCAGCTGGCGCTGGAAACCCGCATCAGCACCCCGGTGCTGGAGGCGCTGGAGCGGGGCTGGCGCGATCGCCTGCCGGAGGCCACCTACCTGCGCACCATGCTGCCCCTGATCGAGCGCCACCTCGACCTGGCCCCCGGCAGCCTGGAGGTGGTGCTGCCCGAGACGACCCCACCCAGCCCGGGGCGTCAGCGCCAGGGCCTGCTGCGCCGCTTCACGCCAGGCTCGATCGATGTGTTCACCACCTGGCAGGGAACGGTGCTCTACGGGCTGCTCACCCTGGGGCTGATCTACGGCCTTAACCTGCAGCAGCAGCATCTGGCCCAGGAGGGTGTGCTGACGCTGAGCCCTGTGGCGCCGCTGCCCCCGGGGGAACAGACCCGGCGTCCGGAGGCGGGACAGGTCCTGCTGGCCATCGAGCCGGATCTGCGTCCCCTGCAGGTGGCGGCCCGGGGCCAGGGGCTGAAACTGCTGGACGGCCAGGACGGGGACCAGGGCGGGGGCAGCAGCCAGACTCCCGTGACGCGTCAGGAAGGAACCCTGGTGCTGCAGCTCGGCGGCGTGTCGGAGGTGAATCTGGAACGGGGCAACGGCGAGAGCACCCGCTTCCAGACCAGCGGCGGACGCCTCGAGTTCGGCCTCACCACCCCGTGGAGCCTGCGTGTGAATCCGGCGCCCACCGGAGACGGTGCGGTGCGGTGGCGGGGCCAGAGCCTGGCCCCGGAGGCAGGGGAGCCCGGCAGCTTCCGGCCTCCGGCAGCTCAGCCGCGCTGA
- a CDS encoding DUF2993 domain-containing protein translates to MAEAGLRRSGPALQLLAAALRLWIRQQCDAIDQLELALDGSALQLLRGHLEGVRLQARRVRYQGLELESVTLRSEPIQVQLGQVLRGQPLQLDHPFGIRGLVQFSPEGLERSLAQESWRPLAVSLSETLLGSEPPLQVTLLPPDSLVFRSHAAAPERELETRLQAEQGSIALRRADGTTALLLPMDPAITIERAAVEGGLVVLEGAALVTP, encoded by the coding sequence ATGGCTGAGGCCGGCCTGCGGCGCAGCGGCCCGGCCCTGCAGCTGCTGGCGGCGGCGCTGCGCCTCTGGATCCGGCAGCAGTGCGACGCCATCGACCAGCTGGAGCTGGCCCTGGACGGATCGGCCCTGCAGCTGCTGCGGGGCCATCTCGAGGGCGTGCGCCTGCAGGCCAGGCGGGTGCGGTACCAGGGGCTGGAGCTGGAGAGCGTGACGCTGCGGAGCGAGCCGATCCAGGTGCAGCTGGGCCAGGTGCTGCGGGGACAGCCCCTGCAGCTGGATCACCCCTTCGGCATCCGGGGCCTGGTGCAGTTCAGCCCGGAGGGGCTGGAGCGGTCGCTGGCCCAGGAGTCCTGGCGCCCCCTGGCGGTGAGCCTGTCCGAGACGCTGCTGGGCAGCGAGCCGCCCCTGCAGGTCACGCTGCTGCCGCCCGACTCTCTGGTGTTCAGGAGCCATGCCGCCGCCCCCGAGCGGGAGCTGGAGACCCGGCTGCAGGCGGAGCAGGGCAGCATTGCCCTGAGGCGCGCCGACGGCACCACCGCCCTGCTGCTGCCGATGGATCCGGCCATCACCATCGAGCGCGCCGCGGTGGAGGGCGGGCTGGTGGTGCTGGAAGGAGCAGCCCTGGTGACGCCCTAG
- the cbiT gene encoding precorrin-6Y C5,15-methyltransferase subunit CbiT — MIDDPSAASSTPPYQWDFVTPGLPDGAFDAAPGFSPTPMELRVMLLAHLRPRADSLVWDVGGGTGALALEIARLMPRGQVHTLERDPEAIALLEQNRQRFGITNLHIHAGAAPEDLAALPGAPDRVLLEVGRPLGDVLRQVWGVLQPEGRLVISTASLEGLVDATDTLGQLAARDVQVVQATVHRMQRRGSQAKLAAAEPLFLIAAERP, encoded by the coding sequence GTGATCGACGACCCCAGCGCTGCGTCCTCGACCCCGCCCTACCAATGGGACTTCGTCACCCCCGGCCTGCCCGATGGGGCCTTCGACGCGGCACCCGGGTTCAGCCCCACCCCGATGGAACTGCGGGTGATGCTGCTGGCCCACCTGCGGCCCCGGGCTGATTCGCTGGTGTGGGATGTGGGCGGCGGCACCGGCGCCCTGGCCCTCGAAATCGCCCGCCTCATGCCCCGCGGCCAGGTGCACACCCTCGAGCGCGACCCCGAGGCGATCGCGCTGCTGGAGCAGAACCGCCAGCGCTTCGGGATCACCAATCTCCACATCCATGCCGGGGCGGCGCCGGAGGACCTGGCCGCCCTGCCGGGCGCCCCCGACCGGGTGCTGCTGGAGGTCGGCCGCCCCCTCGGCGATGTGCTGCGGCAGGTGTGGGGGGTGCTCCAGCCCGAGGGCAGGCTGGTGATCAGCACCGCCAGCCTGGAGGGGCTGGTGGATGCCACCGACACCCTCGGACAGCTGGCGGCCCGCGACGTGCAGGTGGTGCAGGCCACCGTGCACCGCATGCAGCGACGCGGCAGCCAGGCCAAGCTGGCCGCCGCCGAGCCCCTGTTCCTGATCGCGGCGGAGCGGCCGTGA
- a CDS encoding phosphatidate cytidylyltransferase, with product MIPQPRTTTSLPRLVSGWAAGAFGFVVVMLGGWWFTVAVGVIVHLGLLEFFRMAQFKGIRPATKTTLVAVQLLLVTTQLASGGSWLAGDVAAAVLPASGAVICGWLLLQPVTGTIADIAASVFGLFYLGFLPSHWIKLRDLPESGLALTLLACFLIVATDIGSYAIGRRFGRRPLSPISPGKTVEGALGGVGCAMAVGAVGGTWIGWSWGWLIGAGLGAVVALFALVGDLTESMMKRDAGLKDSGDAIPGHGGILDRIDSYLFVPAVVYSLVTLVLPLLGA from the coding sequence GTGATCCCCCAGCCCCGCACCACCACGTCCCTGCCCCGCCTGGTGAGCGGCTGGGCCGCCGGAGCCTTCGGCTTCGTGGTGGTGATGCTCGGCGGCTGGTGGTTCACCGTGGCGGTGGGGGTGATCGTGCACCTGGGCCTGCTGGAGTTCTTCCGCATGGCCCAGTTCAAGGGCATCCGGCCCGCCACCAAGACCACCCTGGTGGCGGTGCAGCTGCTGCTGGTCACCACCCAGCTGGCCAGCGGCGGCAGCTGGCTGGCGGGCGACGTGGCGGCGGCGGTGCTGCCGGCCTCCGGCGCGGTGATCTGCGGCTGGCTGCTGCTGCAGCCGGTCACCGGCACCATCGCCGACATCGCGGCGTCGGTGTTCGGGCTCTTCTACCTGGGCTTCCTGCCCAGCCACTGGATCAAGCTGCGCGATCTGCCCGAGTCCGGCCTGGCCCTGACCCTGCTGGCCTGCTTCCTGATCGTGGCCACGGACATCGGCTCCTATGCCATCGGCCGGCGCTTCGGGCGGCGGCCCCTGTCGCCGATCTCGCCCGGCAAGACCGTGGAGGGCGCCCTGGGCGGGGTGGGCTGCGCCATGGCCGTGGGGGCCGTGGGCGGCACCTGGATCGGCTGGAGCTGGGGCTGGCTGATCGGCGCCGGCCTGGGCGCCGTGGTGGCCCTCTTCGCCCTGGTGGGGGATCTCACCGAATCGATGATGAAGCGGGACGCGGGCCTGAAGGACTCCGGCGACGCCATCCCGGGCCATGGCGGCATCCTCGATCGGATCGACAGTTACCTGTTCGTGCCGGCGGTGGTGTACTCCCTGGTCACGCTGGTGCTGCCGCTGCTCGGCGCCTAG
- a CDS encoding alpha/beta fold hydrolase, protein MIRHQASRELVDRAAHRLLDPLGRSLAGAVQWWPLEGFDELWPVAVLGEGPPVLLLHGFDSSFLEFRRLAPLLAERHRLIIPDLFGFGFCPRDPQAAYGPAAVLAHLEALLDGLEARGLAGEGEAAQPLGLIGASMGGSVAVELARRRPGRFSRLLLLAPAGLTGRPMPLPPVLDGLGVRFLASPGVRRGLCRSAFAQPDRDVGPAELEIASLHLATPGWGEALRRFARSGGFAGCGQPLPPLPIQVLWGANDRILRPPQKRAALALLGERVQELADCGHLPHIDQPERVASTWHSPDPAPAAVAAGHG, encoded by the coding sequence GTGATCCGCCACCAGGCCAGCCGCGAGCTGGTGGATCGGGCGGCCCACCGGCTCCTCGATCCCCTCGGCCGCAGTCTGGCCGGGGCTGTGCAGTGGTGGCCGCTGGAGGGCTTCGACGAGCTCTGGCCCGTGGCGGTGCTGGGGGAGGGACCGCCCGTGCTGCTGCTGCACGGCTTCGACAGCTCCTTCCTGGAGTTCCGCCGCCTGGCTCCGCTGCTGGCAGAGCGGCACCGGCTGATCATCCCGGACCTGTTCGGCTTCGGCTTCTGCCCGCGCGATCCCCAGGCGGCGTATGGCCCCGCCGCGGTGCTGGCCCATCTGGAGGCCCTGCTCGATGGGCTGGAGGCCCGGGGGCTCGCCGGTGAGGGGGAAGCGGCCCAACCCCTGGGGCTGATCGGGGCCTCGATGGGAGGCTCGGTAGCCGTGGAACTGGCCCGGCGCCGGCCTGGCCGCTTCAGCAGGCTGCTGCTGCTGGCTCCAGCCGGTCTCACCGGCCGGCCGATGCCGCTGCCACCGGTGCTCGACGGGCTGGGCGTGCGCTTCCTGGCCTCGCCTGGGGTACGGCGCGGACTCTGCCGCAGCGCCTTCGCCCAGCCCGATCGGGATGTGGGCCCTGCCGAACTGGAGATCGCCTCGCTGCACCTGGCCACGCCGGGATGGGGCGAGGCTCTGCGGCGCTTCGCCCGCTCCGGCGGTTTCGCCGGTTGCGGACAGCCGCTGCCGCCACTGCCGATCCAGGTGCTGTGGGGCGCCAACGACCGCATCCTGCGCCCACCCCAGAAGCGGGCGGCCCTGGCCCTGCTGGGCGAGCGGGTGCAGGAGCTGGCCGACTGCGGCCATCTCCCCCACATCGACCAGCCCGAGCGGGTGGCCAGCACCTGGCACAGTCCCGACCCGGCGCCAGCCGCCGTGGCCGCCGGGCATGGCTGA
- a CDS encoding RpoD/SigA family RNA polymerase sigma factor, with amino-acid sequence MPSLPVAVTADGSAQSGGGDLVRSYLRDIGRVPLLTHEQEITLGRQVQELMALEEMEQELTMRAGGTAPSAAELAKAAGLSPAVLKKRLQAGRRAKERMVAANLRLVVSVAKKYTKRNMELLDLIQEGTIGLVRGVEKFDPTRGYKFSTYAYWWIRQGITRAIAEKSRTIRLPIHITETLNKLKKGQRELSQELGRTPTVTELAGYVELPEEEVKDLLCRARQPVSLETKVGDGEDTELLDLLAGDGELPEERVDGECLKGDLRALLEQLPELQGRVLKMRYGLDPEGQGLTEPMSLSSIAKNLGMSRDKTRNLERKALEGIRSQSRRLEGYLVA; translated from the coding sequence ATGCCTTCCCTGCCAGTGGCCGTGACCGCCGATGGCTCCGCCCAGTCCGGGGGTGGCGATCTGGTGCGCAGCTACCTGCGGGACATCGGCCGGGTGCCGCTGCTGACCCACGAGCAGGAGATCACGCTGGGCCGCCAGGTGCAGGAGCTGATGGCGCTGGAGGAGATGGAGCAGGAGCTGACGATGCGGGCTGGGGGAACGGCACCGAGCGCGGCGGAGCTGGCGAAGGCGGCGGGCCTGAGCCCGGCGGTGCTGAAGAAGCGCCTCCAGGCGGGCCGCCGGGCCAAGGAGCGGATGGTGGCGGCGAATCTGCGCTTGGTGGTGAGTGTGGCGAAGAAGTACACCAAGCGGAACATGGAGCTGCTGGACCTGATCCAGGAGGGAACGATCGGTCTGGTGCGGGGCGTGGAGAAGTTCGACCCGACGCGGGGCTACAAGTTCAGTACGTATGCGTACTGGTGGATCCGCCAGGGGATCACGCGGGCGATTGCGGAGAAGAGCCGCACGATCCGTCTGCCGATCCACATCACCGAGACGCTGAACAAGCTGAAGAAGGGCCAGCGCGAACTGAGCCAGGAGCTGGGCCGCACGCCGACGGTGACGGAGCTGGCGGGGTATGTGGAGCTGCCGGAGGAGGAGGTGAAGGACCTGCTGTGCCGCGCGCGTCAGCCGGTGAGTCTGGAGACGAAGGTGGGGGATGGGGAGGACACGGAGCTGCTGGATCTGCTGGCGGGGGATGGGGAGCTGCCGGAGGAGCGTGTGGACGGGGAGTGCCTGAAGGGAGACCTGCGGGCGCTGCTGGAGCAACTGCCGGAGCTGCAGGGGCGGGTGCTGAAGATGCGCTACGGCCTGGATCCCGAGGGTCAGGGCCTCACCGAACCGATGAGCCTCAGCTCCATCGCCAAGAACCTGGGCATGAGCCGCGACAAGACCCGCAATCTCGAGCGCAAGGCCCTCGAGGGAATCCGCTCCCAGTCGCGCCGGCTTGAGGGCTACCTGGTGGCCTGA